One genomic segment of Sphingobacteriales bacterium includes these proteins:
- a CDS encoding gliding motility-associated C-terminal domain-containing protein, protein MFVYIWLLFWQLPTNYIPIKNPSLEGIPFTGDPNYMADDWHICALTPDIFDTIFWFLGPSHGETFVGIIDWEAIGQRLECPMLPNKKHFFYVDICDLAPALNYIEAVYEVWAGTDSCLHDQLLHTAQTHGDELPWFWYRDTISFVPKQTYTHLRIEVIPDSIINQANGLLLDNLSPIYIEDANQIQAYTTNNTTKLCVDSLYCVNLQVWVRDTLPNTQILWYSNPPGFADTTANPPPACPTQTTTYYVQVGNNCSWSYLDSITIKVIDCSTQFSPSPYNPQAAAIDSSLWFYLPPKDTSSYTPGQYLPSKGATKPKQSAKIDLPTAFSPNNDGINDIFALVASNKETMQAHLSIYNRLGQVVYSGAAQSGWDGTHNNAPAPVGVYAYVLTYTNPLSGNTELLKGNCTLLR, encoded by the coding sequence ATGTTTGTTTATATATGGTTGCTTTTTTGGCAATTACCCACTAATTACATACCCATAAAAAATCCTTCGTTAGAAGGAATACCATTTACAGGCGACCCAAACTACATGGCAGACGATTGGCATATATGCGCTTTGACACCCGATATTTTTGATACTATATTTTGGTTTTTAGGCCCTTCGCATGGCGAGACCTTTGTTGGTATAATAGATTGGGAAGCTATAGGGCAGCGTTTAGAATGTCCTATGTTACCCAATAAAAAACACTTTTTTTATGTGGATATATGCGATTTAGCCCCTGCTTTAAATTATATTGAAGCAGTGTATGAGGTTTGGGCGGGTACCGACTCGTGTTTACACGACCAACTGCTGCATACCGCCCAAACCCACGGAGACGAACTGCCTTGGTTTTGGTACCGCGATACCATTAGCTTTGTACCCAAGCAAACATACACGCATTTGCGTATTGAGGTTATACCCGATTCCATCATTAATCAAGCTAATGGCTTATTGCTCGATAATTTGTCGCCAATATATATTGAGGATGCCAACCAAATACAAGCCTATACCACCAACAATACCACTAAATTATGTGTAGATAGTTTGTATTGTGTAAACCTACAAGTGTGGGTGCGCGATACCCTGCCCAATACCCAAATACTGTGGTATAGCAATCCGCCTGGCTTTGCCGATACCACCGCCAATCCGCCGCCTGCCTGCCCCACCCAAACCACAACCTATTATGTGCAGGTGGGTAATAATTGCTCGTGGTCGTACCTCGATTCTATTACCATTAAAGTAATAGATTGCAGCACCCAATTTAGCCCCTCTCCCTACAACCCCCAAGCAGCAGCCATAGATAGCTCGCTTTGGTTTTACCTGCCCCCCAAAGATACCAGCAGTTACACACCGGGGCAGTACCTGCCTTCTAAGGGCGCAACCAAACCCAAACAAAGCGCAAAAATAGACCTGCCCACCGCTTTTAGCCCCAACAACGATGGCATAAACGATATATTTGCCTTAGTAGCATCGAACAAAGAAACCATGCAAGCCCACCTATCTATCTACAACCGATTAGGGCAGGTGGTGTATAGCGGCGCGGCGCAATCGGGCTGGGATGGAACGCACAACAACGCCCCCGCCCCCGTAGGCGTATATGCCTATGTACTTACCTATACTAACCCCCTATCCGGAAATACCGAATTGCTAAAGGGTAATTGTACGCTGTTAAGGTAA
- a CDS encoding IS66 family transposase has protein sequence MESFVSYLSVYQHIPFVRLQNLFAQVFSLLISQGTIGNILERCSKKSEGVYQIIKTQIAASKVVGSDETGAKVNGQKWWIWVWQNLKNTFIAASKNRGAETIEKIWGNKLAHTVLVTDRWAAQLNAFTKGYQMCLAHLQRNIIFLQETENHPFALQFRQLLTAIFDTRKTLVKNDKPCYEQDKEAKEIEQKLNDLLLITIHKEQYPNTLTFQTSMIKYRNFLTPCLYNLDIPPDNNASERAIRNIKVKQKISGQFKSGQDAFCIIRSVIDTLRKRNLEVLSYLNLIFKLQPV, from the coding sequence GTGGAGTCGTTTGTATCTTATCTTTCTGTGTATCAACATATTCCATTTGTGCGTCTTCAAAACCTGTTTGCTCAAGTATTTTCTTTGCTCATTTCGCAGGGAACAATAGGCAATATTTTGGAAAGATGCAGCAAAAAGAGTGAGGGCGTTTATCAGATAATAAAAACCCAAATCGCTGCAAGTAAAGTTGTTGGCTCTGATGAAACGGGTGCTAAAGTCAATGGACAAAAATGGTGGATATGGGTTTGGCAAAACCTAAAAAACACCTTTATTGCCGCCTCTAAAAATCGAGGTGCAGAAACCATCGAGAAGATTTGGGGCAATAAATTAGCCCACACCGTTTTAGTAACCGACCGCTGGGCAGCTCAATTAAATGCCTTTACCAAAGGGTATCAGATGTGTTTGGCACACTTACAAAGAAATATTATCTTCTTACAAGAAACTGAAAACCACCCTTTTGCCCTGCAATTTAGGCAACTCTTGACCGCTATTTTTGATACCCGAAAAACCTTGGTTAAAAATGACAAACCCTGTTACGAACAAGACAAAGAAGCCAAAGAAATTGAACAAAAACTTAACGACTTGCTATTGATAACAATACATAAAGAACAATACCCTAATACCCTCACTTTTCAAACATCTATGATTAAATACAGAAATTTTTTAACGCCCTGTCTTTATAATTTAGACATACCCCCCGATAATAATGCCTCTGAAAGAGCCATTAGAAACATTAAGGTTAAGCAAAAAATATCCGGACAATTTAAATCGGGGCAAGACGCCTTTTGTATCATCCGCTCTGTTATTGATACCCTTCGTAAAAGAAACTTAGAGGTATTATCTTACCTAAACTTAATCTTCAAACTACAACCTGTGTAG
- a CDS encoding IS66 family transposase zinc-finger binding domain-containing protein, giving the protein MQAVPDKIIDLKSEYCQNCGASLSGSTYTLRAKRQVVEIPPILPIYEEYRQYSCTCRECQAGSRFSTWVLIALFNMAVRWSRLYLIFLCINIFHLCVFKTCLLKYFLCSFRREQ; this is encoded by the coding sequence ATGCAGGCTGTACCTGACAAAATTATAGACTTAAAAAGTGAATATTGCCAAAATTGCGGTGCGTCGTTAAGCGGTTCGACCTATACTTTGAGGGCTAAGCGCCAAGTTGTAGAAATTCCTCCGATATTGCCCATTTATGAAGAATATCGTCAATATAGCTGCACTTGTCGGGAATGCCAAGCAGGTAGCCGATTTTCCACTTGGGTGTTAATAGCCCTATTCAATATGGCAGTACGGTGGAGTCGTTTGTATCTTATCTTTCTGTGTATCAACATATTCCATTTGTGCGTCTTCAAAACCTGTTTGCTCAAGTATTTTCTTTGCTCATTTCGCAGGGAACAATAG
- a CDS encoding transglycosylase SLT domain-containing protein, with product MERCKHICCAFLIFFCWFLFPAANTQAALFLEPNPETINLPPATLALFSSEEYSRKISLIKSELPLICNNQVVRQIESYTGRNKELSQKVLGLTTVYFPVFEQILVANGVPIDFKYLTIIESALNPNAGSPMGARGLWQFMPGTARSYGLKINNYLDERRDPHRSTEAAAKYLSRLYDEFGDWFLVLAAYNCGDAKVKRIVKQLGGNVSYWDIQPYLPRETRNFVPAFIATMYWINYYFDHDLQYTMPLDPPNFNSSDTLLLRGRIKLETVANYLKMPLSKFQALNPALVKSEIPADNKHYPLRVPFIEKYELSQNIKAIYDGNIPEPVDADPTPTPNYIAWEANSEETKEAKAKEENDGFTVSYPSTYNMPTDDSAIPPIDDDKTYYIDADGNIAWKLITPIAGKTTAMAKKNPDKPAKRNKVSAKNAKPTVKIVQETIENTNIAAEEIIPEPATDDYYIDENGYIAWEPVTKISKPDADEPATKLSTKEKVTKKAGTSKKTATSKPKSITTKDPIPAAKETIVTEIEKTTLLPPDEDINANNNTPETENNGENNDTYFYDENGNIAWIPVGETTNTNTNTIVNTSGNNQSMQTLLDGNNEDEKFLDPKDYDDEIAISEKPTKKISAKNSQKPSVTTKKQQLKTITYTVKNGDSLWDIANKYPLNSVSVIKKNNKLKGNALDVGMKLKLLAK from the coding sequence ATGGAGCGATGTAAACACATTTGCTGTGCGTTTTTAATTTTTTTTTGTTGGTTTCTGTTTCCGGCGGCAAATACACAAGCCGCTTTGTTTTTAGAACCTAACCCCGAAACAATTAATCTGCCTCCGGCTACTTTGGCACTGTTTTCTTCAGAAGAATATAGTCGTAAAATCTCTCTAATAAAATCGGAATTGCCCCTTATTTGTAACAACCAGGTTGTGCGTCAAATCGAATCGTACACCGGAAGAAACAAAGAATTATCGCAAAAAGTTTTAGGCTTAACCACTGTTTATTTTCCGGTTTTTGAGCAAATATTAGTAGCCAATGGCGTGCCAATAGATTTTAAATATCTTACCATCATCGAGTCGGCTTTAAATCCAAACGCAGGTTCGCCTATGGGTGCGCGTGGATTGTGGCAGTTTATGCCCGGAACCGCTCGGAGTTATGGGCTCAAAATTAATAATTATTTAGACGAACGCCGCGACCCTCACCGCAGTACTGAGGCTGCCGCTAAATATTTGAGCCGCCTTTATGACGAGTTTGGCGACTGGTTTTTAGTACTGGCGGCTTATAATTGTGGCGATGCAAAAGTAAAACGCATCGTAAAACAATTGGGCGGCAATGTATCGTACTGGGACATACAACCTTATTTGCCCCGCGAAACACGAAATTTTGTTCCGGCTTTTATTGCAACTATGTATTGGATTAACTACTATTTTGACCACGATTTGCAATATACCATGCCTCTCGACCCGCCAAATTTTAATAGCTCTGACACCTTGTTATTGCGCGGTCGAATTAAGTTAGAAACAGTGGCCAATTACCTTAAAATGCCACTCTCAAAATTTCAAGCCTTAAATCCGGCATTAGTTAAATCAGAAATTCCAGCCGATAACAAGCATTATCCGCTTAGGGTTCCGTTTATAGAAAAATATGAACTCAGTCAAAATATAAAGGCTATTTACGATGGCAATATACCCGAACCCGTTGACGCAGACCCTACACCGACACCAAATTATATAGCGTGGGAAGCCAACAGCGAGGAAACAAAAGAGGCTAAAGCCAAAGAAGAAAACGATGGATTTACCGTCAGTTACCCGTCAACGTATAATATGCCCACTGATGATTCGGCTATACCACCGATAGATGACGATAAAACTTATTATATTGATGCCGATGGAAATATTGCTTGGAAATTAATTACACCTATTGCCGGAAAAACGACTGCTATGGCTAAAAAAAATCCGGATAAACCTGCGAAAAGAAATAAAGTATCGGCAAAAAATGCAAAACCAACAGTCAAAATAGTTCAAGAAACGATTGAGAATACTAATATTGCCGCCGAGGAGATTATTCCGGAGCCTGCTACTGACGATTACTATATTGACGAAAATGGCTATATTGCATGGGAACCTGTTACAAAAATATCTAAACCGGATGCCGATGAACCGGCTACAAAATTAAGCACAAAAGAAAAGGTTACGAAAAAAGCTGGTACTTCTAAAAAAACAGCCACTTCAAAGCCCAAATCAATAACTACCAAAGACCCAATACCCGCCGCCAAAGAGACAATTGTAACAGAAATAGAAAAAACTACCTTGTTGCCCCCTGACGAAGATATTAATGCCAACAACAATACCCCCGAAACTGAAAACAACGGCGAAAACAATGACACCTATTTTTACGACGAAAACGGCAATATAGCTTGGATACCCGTTGGTGAAACCACTAACACTAATACTAATACAATTGTTAATACGTCTGGCAATAATCAATCCATGCAAACCCTCCTTGATGGCAACAACGAAGACGAAAAATTTTTAGACCCCAAAGATTATGACGATGAAATTGCCATAAGCGAAAAACCGACTAAAAAAATAAGCGCTAAAAATTCCCAAAAGCCCTCGGTAACTACAAAAAAACAACAACTTAAAACTATTACCTATACCGTAAAAAACGGCGATAGTTTATGGGACATAGCCAATAAATACCCCTTAAATAGTGTTAGCGTTATTAAAAAGAATAATAAACTAAAAGGCAATGCCTTAGATGTGGGCATGAAATTAAAACTGCTGGCAAAATAA
- a CDS encoding rhomboid family intramembrane serine protease, translating to MERFGYYNFENWGLWPRHLEGLPGILTMPLVHGNARPFEALGDYAHLASNSAPLLFLGFLLLQLYRPIAWRVVWQIWLIAGTITWLIARSETLSGDPVRHIGASGIVYGFAFFLFASGILRGDRRSMALSLMMVFVYGSMVWGLLPLMKGVSFEGHIAGAVAGISVAFLHKNYLQATAPKKIILPPSPQEDPLNAHENPWWVPPPPPKDLIDFINQLHQQQNPTNPAITPNENQQQNPPTPLEIKYIIIKDKDKE from the coding sequence ATGGAACGTTTTGGCTATTATAATTTTGAAAACTGGGGCCTTTGGCCGCGCCACCTCGAAGGGCTGCCTGGCATATTAACCATGCCTTTGGTGCATGGCAACGCCAGGCCTTTTGAAGCCCTTGGCGATTATGCCCATTTAGCATCAAACTCAGCGCCTTTATTGTTTTTAGGCTTTTTGCTATTGCAATTATACCGCCCTATTGCCTGGCGCGTTGTGTGGCAAATTTGGTTAATAGCCGGTACAATTACCTGGCTAATTGCCCGCAGCGAAACCCTTAGCGGCGACCCCGTAAGACATATTGGGGCAAGTGGTATTGTTTATGGATTTGCCTTTTTTTTATTTGCATCCGGAATTTTGCGCGGCGACAGGCGCTCAATGGCTTTATCGCTAATGATGGTTTTTGTATATGGTAGTATGGTTTGGGGGTTATTACCCTTAATGAAAGGTGTTTCTTTCGAGGGGCATATAGCCGGAGCTGTGGCAGGTATATCTGTAGCTTTTTTACATAAAAACTATTTACAGGCAACTGCACCCAAAAAAATAATATTACCGCCTTCCCCCCAAGAAGACCCTTTAAATGCCCACGAAAACCCATGGTGGGTACCCCCACCCCCACCCAAAGACCTTATTGACTTTATTAACCAGTTGCATCAGCAACAAAACCCTACAAACCCGGCTATTACGCCTAATGAAAATCAACAACAAAACCCACCAACACCCCTTGAAATCAAATACATTATTATAAAAGATAAAGACAAAGAATAG